One stretch of Serinicoccus hydrothermalis DNA includes these proteins:
- a CDS encoding MFS transporter produces the protein MSPAPRPGRSALVMAVASAVTTLGAIPPFLLGAQAVEIREDLDFGLGAFGVAVSLFFATAALATLSTSSVVDRLSRGLLLLLAGALVTGGGLAMTLLASGRWSLMAVMVVLGLGNAACQATANSLMARTLPPDRRGLGFGVKQSAVPLAIMLGGLAVPTTGAIWGWRSTFVITTCLGVLVMLGATGLLLRGRRRGRRPASTTAADLLESPPTLPLLLAAIAITLASAAANYVGSFAASWGFEVGLSPSQTGILMALGSGGSIALRVFSGWRADHRHGANLPVVAAMMWVGTLGCLGLMVPSPWAFWVFGLLAFSIGWSWPGLLLYAVARLGRDNPAQASAAIQAGAFAGGALGPALLGGLSGAAGFPLTWAVAAGCFAIAGALILLSRRLFTADLLARPPREPFTYGRSKVTPPREV, from the coding sequence ATGTCTCCTGCTCCCCGCCCCGGCCGGTCCGCCCTGGTGATGGCGGTCGCCTCCGCAGTCACCACCCTCGGCGCGATCCCGCCCTTCCTGCTGGGCGCGCAGGCGGTGGAGATCCGCGAGGACCTGGACTTCGGGCTCGGGGCCTTCGGGGTCGCGGTCAGCCTCTTCTTCGCCACCGCGGCGCTCGCCACCCTCTCCACCTCGTCGGTCGTGGACCGGCTCAGCCGCGGTCTGCTGCTGCTCCTCGCCGGGGCGCTCGTGACCGGCGGCGGCCTCGCCATGACCCTGCTCGCCTCCGGCCGCTGGTCGCTCATGGCGGTCATGGTCGTCCTCGGCCTGGGCAACGCCGCCTGCCAGGCGACCGCCAACTCGTTGATGGCCCGCACCCTGCCTCCGGACCGCCGTGGCCTCGGCTTCGGCGTCAAGCAGTCCGCGGTGCCGCTGGCGATCATGCTGGGCGGTCTCGCCGTGCCCACCACCGGGGCGATCTGGGGCTGGCGCTCGACCTTCGTCATCACGACCTGCCTCGGGGTCCTCGTCATGCTGGGAGCGACCGGACTGCTGCTGCGGGGGAGGCGACGCGGCCGACGGCCGGCCTCCACCACCGCCGCCGACCTCCTGGAGTCACCCCCCACGCTGCCGCTGCTGCTGGCAGCCATCGCGATCACCCTGGCCAGCGCCGCCGCCAACTACGTCGGGTCCTTCGCGGCGTCCTGGGGCTTCGAGGTCGGCCTCAGCCCGTCCCAGACCGGCATCCTCATGGCCCTCGGCTCCGGCGGGTCGATCGCGCTCCGGGTCTTCTCCGGGTGGCGTGCGGACCACCGGCACGGAGCGAACCTCCCGGTCGTCGCCGCCATGATGTGGGTCGGGACCCTCGGGTGCCTCGGGCTCATGGTCCCCTCGCCGTGGGCGTTCTGGGTCTTCGGGCTGCTCGCCTTCAGCATCGGGTGGTCCTGGCCCGGCCTCCTCCTGTATGCCGTCGCCCGGCTCGGGCGGGACAACCCGGCGCAGGCCTCGGCCGCGATCCAGGCGGGGGCCTTCGCCGGCGGTGCGCTGGGCCCGGCCCTGCTCGGTGGGCTCTCCGGGGCGGCCGGCTTCCCGCTGACCTGGGCCGTGGCCGCGGGGTGCTTCGCGATCGCCGGCGCGCTCATCCTGCTCTCGCGCCGGCTCTTCACCGCCGACCTGCTGGCCCGCCCTCCCCGCGAGCCCTTCACCTACGGCCGCTCCAAGGTCACGCCGCCGCGAGAGGTGTGA
- a CDS encoding MalY/PatB family protein produces the protein MSSPFDLTLEDMRTHRSAKWSRVPDDVLPAWTAEMDVRTAPPIAQALHTAIDRSDFGYAGEPTPVLDAFAGFARDVWGWETQGTPGRTRLFADVGQGAKETLRGLTSRGDRVVINPPVYLSFYPWLRDLGLEPLEVPMLDIAGGGRLDLDGMRGALTSGAKVVLLCTPHNPLGYVYSREELAALAELAAEHDAVVISDEIHAPLVHPGSPRPFVPFLTVSETAREVGIALHSPSKAWNTAGLKLALGVTAVEGRWPALQAETDWSPSILGQYAAVAAYAEGRDWLATTVAELEARTQALPALLEEHLPGVRFQPGHASYLAWLDCRELGLGDDPSQAFLQRGRVLLSPGPAFGATGAGFARLNIGTSEELMTEAVRRMAAALA, from the coding sequence ATGAGCTCTCCCTTCGACCTCACCCTCGAGGACATGCGCACCCACCGCAGCGCCAAGTGGAGCCGGGTGCCCGACGACGTGCTGCCCGCCTGGACCGCGGAGATGGACGTGCGCACCGCGCCGCCGATCGCGCAGGCGCTGCACACCGCGATCGACCGCTCCGACTTCGGGTATGCCGGTGAGCCCACCCCGGTCCTCGACGCCTTCGCCGGCTTCGCGCGGGACGTCTGGGGCTGGGAGACCCAGGGCACGCCGGGGCGCACCCGCCTCTTCGCCGACGTGGGGCAGGGGGCCAAGGAGACGCTGCGCGGCCTGACCTCCCGCGGCGACCGGGTGGTCATCAACCCGCCGGTCTACCTGTCGTTCTACCCCTGGCTGCGCGACCTCGGCCTGGAGCCGCTCGAGGTGCCGATGCTCGACATCGCCGGCGGGGGGCGGCTGGACCTCGACGGGATGCGCGGCGCGCTCACCAGCGGCGCCAAGGTGGTGCTGCTGTGCACGCCGCACAACCCGCTCGGCTACGTCTACTCCCGCGAGGAGCTCGCCGCGCTGGCCGAGCTGGCGGCCGAGCACGACGCCGTGGTCATCTCCGACGAGATCCACGCCCCGCTGGTGCACCCCGGCAGCCCGCGGCCGTTCGTGCCCTTCCTCACCGTGAGCGAGACCGCCCGCGAGGTCGGCATCGCGCTGCACTCCCCGTCCAAGGCGTGGAACACCGCCGGCCTCAAGCTCGCCCTGGGCGTCACCGCGGTCGAGGGGCGCTGGCCGGCGCTGCAGGCGGAGACGGACTGGTCCCCGAGCATCCTGGGGCAGTATGCCGCCGTCGCCGCCTACGCCGAGGGGCGCGACTGGCTCGCCACCACGGTGGCCGAGCTCGAGGCGCGCACCCAGGCCCTGCCCGCCCTCCTCGAGGAGCACCTGCCAGGAGTGCGCTTCCAGCCCGGGCACGCGTCCTACCTCGCGTGGTTGGACTGCCGCGAGCTCGGGCTCGGCGACGACCCGTCGCAGGCCTTCCTGCAGCGGGGCCGGGTGCTGCTCTCGCCGGGGCCGGCCTTCGGGGCGACCGGCGCGGGCTTCGCCCGGCTCAACATCGGCACCAGCGAGGAGCTCATGACCGAGGCGGTGCGGCGGATGGCCGCGGCGCTGGCCTGA
- a CDS encoding aldo/keto reductase family protein: MDFRYLGNSGLKISEITYGNWLTHGSQVENDVAHQCVRAALDAGISTFDTADVYANTKAESVLGEALKGERRESLEIFTKVYWPTGPGGKNDTGLSRKHILESIDGSLSRLQTDYVDLYQAHRYDTETPLEETMQAFADVVRQGKAHYIGVSEWTADQIRAGHALAKDLGIQLISSQPQYSMLWRVIEPEVVPTCEELGISQIVWSPMAQGVLSGKYAPGEAPTEGRAADESMGKGMQGFMREEVLTAVQKLKPLADEAGLTMPQLAVAWVLQNPNVAAALVGASKPSQVEDNVKAAGVKLDDDLMAKIEETVGGVAEKDAGKTAENAPKERVA; encoded by the coding sequence ATGGACTTTCGATACCTCGGCAACAGCGGCCTCAAGATCAGCGAGATCACCTACGGCAACTGGCTGACGCACGGCAGCCAGGTCGAGAACGACGTGGCGCACCAGTGCGTGCGCGCCGCCCTCGACGCCGGGATCAGCACCTTCGACACGGCCGACGTCTACGCCAACACCAAGGCCGAGAGCGTCCTCGGCGAGGCGCTCAAGGGCGAGCGCCGGGAGAGCCTGGAGATCTTCACCAAGGTCTACTGGCCGACCGGCCCCGGCGGCAAGAACGACACCGGGCTGTCCCGCAAGCACATCCTGGAGTCGATCGACGGGAGCCTGTCGCGGCTGCAGACCGACTACGTCGACCTCTACCAGGCGCACCGCTACGACACCGAGACGCCGCTGGAGGAGACGATGCAGGCCTTCGCCGACGTCGTCCGGCAGGGCAAGGCGCACTACATCGGCGTCAGCGAGTGGACCGCCGACCAGATCCGCGCCGGGCACGCCCTGGCGAAGGACCTGGGCATCCAGCTCATCTCCTCCCAGCCGCAGTACTCCATGCTGTGGCGGGTCATCGAGCCCGAGGTCGTGCCGACCTGCGAGGAGCTCGGGATCTCCCAGATCGTCTGGAGCCCGATGGCCCAGGGCGTGCTGTCCGGCAAGTACGCCCCCGGTGAGGCGCCGACCGAGGGCCGCGCGGCGGACGAGTCGATGGGCAAGGGCATGCAGGGCTTCATGCGCGAGGAGGTCCTCACCGCGGTGCAGAAGCTCAAGCCGCTGGCCGACGAGGCCGGGCTCACCATGCCGCAGCTCGCGGTCGCCTGGGTGCTGCAGAACCCCAACGTCGCCGCGGCCCTGGTGGGTGCGTCCAAGCCCTCGCAGGTCGAGGACAACGTCAAGGCGGCCGGGGTCAAGCTCGACGACGACCTCATGGCCAAGATCGAGGAGACGGTCGGCGGCGTCGCCGAGAAGGACGCCGGCAAGACGGCCGAGAACGCACCGAAGGAGCGGGTCGCGTGA
- a CDS encoding DUF5701 family protein, with product MTAPALPDLPAQHRHLTDLGLALPDLPAGLSGDLLVVHPRLLPVQELVPHLRRGEQPGFVVTDLTDLAEFGPSPGVEVPEADLYAVRVPERGDEYAHLSPDEVDPQIRARGRDLMTVAEGVCWALQAPSVIERNHCFMTTGSRRPKASGKGLDARVPALWISNGTGRDGWARKDAPKLGWCWAGNRHTWLGIASVGGRS from the coding sequence GTGACCGCTCCCGCGCTGCCCGACCTGCCCGCCCAGCACCGACACCTCACCGACCTGGGCCTGGCCCTGCCCGACCTGCCCGCAGGGCTCTCCGGCGACCTGCTCGTCGTCCATCCCCGCCTGCTGCCGGTGCAGGAGCTCGTGCCGCACCTGCGCCGCGGGGAGCAGCCCGGCTTCGTCGTCACCGACCTCACCGACCTCGCCGAGTTCGGTCCGTCCCCGGGGGTCGAGGTGCCCGAAGCCGACCTCTACGCGGTGCGGGTGCCCGAGCGCGGGGACGAGTACGCGCACCTCAGCCCGGACGAGGTCGACCCGCAGATCAGGGCCCGCGGCCGCGACCTCATGACCGTCGCGGAGGGCGTGTGCTGGGCGCTCCAGGCACCGTCGGTCATCGAGCGCAACCACTGCTTCATGACGACCGGGTCACGCCGGCCGAAGGCGTCGGGGAAGGGTCTGGACGCCCGGGTCCCGGCGCTGTGGATCAGCAACGGCACCGGTCGCGACGGCTGGGCGCGCAAGGACGCACCCAAGCTCGGCTGGTGCTGGGCCGGCAACCGGCATACCTGGCTCGGCATCGCCTCGGTGGGCGGCCGCTCCTGA
- a CDS encoding sigma-70 family RNA polymerase sigma factor — MSTQVEAPRADFEESTAPLRGELIAHCYRMLGSASEAEDLVQETYLRAWKAYHRFEGRSSVRTWMYTIATNACLTALKQQGRRPLPSGLGGPPGDPREPVVEDRSRDWLEPLPDQLVWGRDAVPVDPAEATEAAEATQLAFVAALQDLPPLQRAVLVLREVLQLSAAETASVLETTVASVNSALQRSRATIGEGLSRAGRRVDELTPADRAVFAAFCEAFERHDIPAVVAVMTDQATWQMPPFDRYYLGPADIAALVEHQCPAKVAGDLRMVPVVANGQPAVGMYLRGPDGAYRRFQLCVVDLRDGEIHGVVGFFDGSAFEHAGLPEDLPAG; from the coding sequence ATGAGCACGCAGGTGGAGGCCCCCCGGGCCGACTTCGAGGAGAGCACCGCGCCGCTGCGGGGGGAGCTGATCGCGCACTGCTACCGCATGCTGGGTTCGGCCAGCGAGGCCGAGGACCTGGTGCAGGAGACCTACCTGCGCGCGTGGAAGGCCTACCACCGCTTCGAGGGGCGCTCCTCGGTGCGGACGTGGATGTACACCATCGCCACCAACGCCTGCCTCACCGCGCTCAAGCAGCAGGGCCGGCGGCCGCTGCCCAGCGGTCTCGGCGGGCCTCCGGGCGACCCGCGCGAGCCGGTGGTCGAGGACCGCTCGCGCGACTGGCTGGAGCCGCTGCCCGACCAGCTCGTGTGGGGACGGGACGCCGTGCCGGTCGACCCGGCCGAGGCGACGGAGGCCGCCGAGGCCACCCAGCTCGCCTTCGTCGCGGCGCTGCAGGACCTGCCCCCGCTGCAGCGCGCGGTGCTCGTGCTGCGCGAGGTGCTCCAGCTCTCCGCGGCCGAGACCGCGTCCGTGCTGGAGACGACGGTGGCCTCGGTCAACTCGGCGCTGCAGCGCTCGCGCGCCACGATCGGCGAGGGCCTGTCCCGGGCCGGCCGGCGGGTGGACGAGCTCACCCCGGCCGACCGCGCGGTCTTCGCCGCCTTCTGCGAGGCCTTCGAGCGGCACGACATCCCGGCCGTCGTCGCCGTCATGACCGACCAGGCCACCTGGCAGATGCCGCCCTTCGACCGCTACTACCTCGGTCCCGCGGACATCGCGGCGCTGGTCGAGCACCAGTGCCCGGCCAAGGTCGCCGGCGACCTGCGGATGGTCCCCGTCGTCGCCAACGGGCAGCCGGCCGTGGGGATGTACCTCCGCGGCCCGGACGGGGCATACCGGCGCTTCCAGCTGTGCGTCGTCGACCTCCGCGACGGCGAGATCCACGGCGTCGTCGGCTTCTTCGACGGGTCCGCCTTCGAGCACGCCGGGCTGCCCGAGGATCTGCCCGCCGGGTGA
- a CDS encoding VOC family protein, translating into MSPCPRRGHTQHAPADRRDQGHRQTEESGMHQVIFVNLPVQDLERSRTFFTDVGYTFNTDFCDDSALCLELGPTVHAMLLDRDFFATFHDSPVAEPGTVEALLCLSASSREQVDGVVDRAVAAGGTDLRRVDHGMMYGRTYADLDGHVWEVMWMDRDAATRESV; encoded by the coding sequence ATGAGTCCGTGCCCGCGTCGTGGTCATACCCAGCACGCCCCCGCCGACCGGCGCGACCAGGGGCACCGGCAGACCGAGGAGAGCGGCATGCACCAGGTGATCTTCGTCAACCTCCCCGTGCAGGACCTCGAGCGGTCCCGCACCTTCTTCACCGACGTGGGCTACACCTTCAACACCGACTTCTGCGACGACTCCGCGCTGTGCCTCGAGCTCGGCCCGACGGTCCACGCGATGCTGCTCGACCGGGACTTCTTCGCGACCTTCCACGACTCGCCGGTGGCCGAACCCGGCACGGTCGAGGCGCTGCTCTGCCTGTCGGCGAGCAGCCGGGAGCAGGTGGACGGCGTCGTGGACCGGGCGGTGGCCGCCGGCGGGACCGACCTGCGGAGGGTGGATCACGGCATGATGTACGGCAGGACCTATGCGGACCTGGACGGCCACGTCTGGGAAGTGATGTGGATGGACCGGGACGCCGCGACGAGGGAGAGCGTATGA
- a CDS encoding MarR family winged helix-turn-helix transcriptional regulator, with protein MQLSEELARTFTAMGRMLREHEGLLSPSAVEVLVRLAGRQCTRSRDLARAEGLDPSTMSRRLASLEERGLIQRHPDPDDRRAQVLGLTAQGRETLSAERARRVTLITDTLSDWPEHERDQLAALLGRLADSIDAARDGHTETRSAS; from the coding sequence ATGCAACTATCTGAGGAACTCGCCCGGACTTTCACCGCGATGGGCCGCATGCTGCGTGAGCACGAGGGGCTGCTGTCCCCCAGCGCAGTCGAGGTGCTCGTCCGCCTCGCGGGGCGCCAGTGCACCCGCTCGCGCGACCTCGCGCGCGCCGAGGGGCTGGACCCCTCGACGATGAGCCGCCGGCTGGCCTCGCTCGAGGAGCGCGGCCTCATCCAGCGGCACCCCGACCCGGACGACCGACGCGCGCAGGTGCTCGGCCTCACCGCGCAGGGCCGCGAGACGCTCTCGGCCGAGCGCGCCCGCAGGGTCACCCTCATCACGGACACCCTGTCCGACTGGCCCGAGCACGAGCGCGACCAGCTCGCCGCCCTGCTCGGCCGCCTCGCCGACTCGATCGACGCCGCCCGCGACGGGCATACCGAGACCAGGTCCGCCTCATGA
- a CDS encoding MDR family MFS transporter: protein MATATSAATGSNRTDLPTQGTESAPAQQADSGTAPFRLDREHKIVFASLMLGMFVASISQTIVGPALPQIVADLGGMAHYSWVATAAMLVSAVVVPVVGKLSDLYGRKTFYLAGLVIFMVGSVVSGLAGSFWMLVAGRAIQGAGMGTLMPLSQTIIGDIIPARQRGKYQGLMGAVFGVTSVAGPLAGGVITDHLGWRWLFFTILPVGLLALAFVARYMHLPHQRREAKIDVAGIITLSVAMVSILLATSWGGTTYPWVSAQVLGLYAVGLVGALAFVAVELRASEPLLPLRLFRNSVFSWSNVAGLGVAMVMFGSIIYIPVFAQGVLGVDATQSGLILMPMMLGLIVMGILTGLLVTRTGHYKPFMLTGIAIMALGVFLLTRLSETSSAWALFGSMAVVGVGLGMAMQQYTLVVQNVVARRDLGVATATTQFSRNIGSTVGIAVYGSIMTGGLGAAVAAHLPASMRDQAAQQASGMDVGSVLDPSSLGNVPPVVEEALRAGLADQLHNAFMIGLPILVLVFIATAMIKHVPLRETLEDAPRDHG, encoded by the coding sequence ATGGCCACCGCCACATCCGCCGCGACCGGCAGCAACAGGACCGACCTGCCCACCCAGGGCACGGAGTCGGCGCCCGCGCAGCAGGCCGACAGCGGCACCGCACCCTTCCGCCTGGACCGGGAGCACAAGATCGTCTTCGCCAGCCTCATGCTGGGGATGTTCGTCGCGTCGATCAGCCAGACCATCGTCGGCCCGGCGCTGCCGCAGATCGTCGCCGACCTCGGCGGCATGGCGCACTACTCCTGGGTGGCGACGGCGGCCATGCTCGTCTCCGCCGTCGTCGTGCCCGTCGTCGGCAAGCTGTCCGACCTCTACGGGCGCAAGACCTTCTACCTCGCCGGCCTCGTGATCTTCATGGTCGGCTCGGTCGTCTCCGGGCTGGCGGGCAGCTTCTGGATGCTCGTCGCCGGCCGCGCCATCCAGGGCGCCGGCATGGGCACGCTCATGCCGCTGTCGCAGACGATCATCGGCGACATCATCCCGGCCCGGCAGCGCGGGAAGTACCAGGGCCTCATGGGCGCCGTCTTCGGCGTGACCTCCGTGGCCGGCCCGCTCGCCGGCGGCGTCATCACCGACCACCTCGGCTGGCGCTGGCTGTTCTTCACCATCCTGCCGGTCGGCCTGCTGGCGCTCGCCTTCGTCGCCCGCTACATGCACCTGCCGCACCAGCGCCGCGAGGCCAAGATCGACGTCGCCGGCATCATCACGCTCTCGGTCGCCATGGTCTCGATCCTGCTCGCCACGAGCTGGGGCGGCACGACCTACCCCTGGGTCTCGGCGCAGGTGCTCGGCCTGTATGCCGTCGGTCTTGTCGGCGCGCTCGCCTTCGTCGCCGTCGAGCTGCGGGCCAGCGAGCCGCTGCTGCCGCTGCGCCTCTTCCGCAACAGCGTCTTCAGCTGGTCCAACGTCGCCGGTCTCGGCGTGGCGATGGTGATGTTCGGCTCGATCATCTACATCCCGGTCTTCGCCCAGGGCGTGCTCGGCGTCGACGCGACCCAGTCCGGCCTCATCCTTATGCCGATGATGCTCGGCCTCATCGTCATGGGCATCCTCACCGGCCTGCTCGTGACGAGGACCGGCCACTACAAGCCGTTCATGCTCACCGGCATCGCGATCATGGCGCTCGGGGTCTTCCTGCTGACCCGCCTGTCGGAGACCTCCAGCGCCTGGGCGCTCTTCGGGTCGATGGCGGTCGTCGGTGTCGGCCTCGGCATGGCGATGCAGCAGTACACCCTCGTCGTCCAGAACGTCGTCGCCCGGCGCGACCTCGGTGTCGCCACCGCCACCACGCAGTTCAGCCGCAACATCGGCTCGACGGTGGGGATCGCGGTCTACGGCTCGATCATGACCGGCGGCCTCGGCGCCGCGGTCGCAGCGCACCTGCCGGCCTCGATGCGGGATCAGGCGGCCCAGCAGGCCAGCGGCATGGACGTCGGCTCGGTGCTCGACCCCTCCTCGCTCGGCAACGTGCCGCCGGTGGTCGAGGAGGCACTGCGGGCCGGTCTCGCCGACCAGCTGCACAACGCCTTCATGATCGGGCTGCCGATCCTCGTGCTCGTCTTCATCGCCACGGCGATGATCAAGCACGTGCCGCTGCGCGAGACCCTCGAGGACGCCCCGCGCGACCACGGCTGA